GAATGGCGATCGCCGCCTCGTCCGCCGCCTCCACCGGATGGAGATCGGACTTGGTGCGGACGACAACGGTGCGGGCGGGATCGCGGCCGGCGAGGAAGGCGCGGTCGTCGTCCCCCGGCTCGCGGCCGGACTCGATGCAGAAGATCACCAGGTCGGCCGCGGCCAGGTAGCGGCGCGCGACCTCGATCCCCATCCCCTCCACCCGGTCCGCCGTGTCGCGCAGGCCGGCGGTGTCGACCAGGCGGAAGGGATAGCCGTCGAGGGTGACGGAGGCCTCGAGCGCGTCGCGGGTGGTGCCGGGGATCTCGGTGACGATGGCGCGCTCGGTTCCCAGCAGCGCGTTGAAGAGCGACGACTTGCCGGAGTTGGGCCGTCCGGCCAGGACGGTGAGCGCGCCCTCGCGCAGGAGCTCGCCCTCGGGCGCGGTGGCCAGCAGCGCCTCGATGCGGCGGAGCACATCGGCGACGGCGGCGCGGACGCGCTCGGGAGGGACGGGTGGCTCGTCCTCTTCGGGGAAGTCGATCGAGTAGGCGATCAGCGACTCGGCGGAGATGACGGCGCCGCGCAGCTCCTCGATGCGGCGCGACAGGCCGCGCTCCATCTGGTGCACGGCCGCGCGGTGCAGCGCCCGCGAGCGCCCGTCGATGAGGTCGGCGACGGCCTCGGCCTGCAGCAGGTCCAGCTTGCCGTTCAGGTACGCGCGCCGTGTGAACTCGCCCGGCTCGGCCGCGCGCGCGCCGGCGGCGAGGAGCGCGTCCAGCACCAGCTGCGGGGTCAGCACGCCGCCGTGGGTGGAGATCTCGGCGGTGTCCTCGCCGGTGTAGCTGCCCGGGGCGGGGAAGAGGGTGACGAGCCCACGGTCCAGCACCTCGCCCGTCTCCGGATGGCGGAGCGCGACCAGGCGCTGCGTGCGCGGCGGGATGCCGTCCAATCCCGGCGCGATGCGGCGCAGCACACCGAACGCGCCGGGACCGGAGACGCGCAGCAGGGCGACGGCGCCGCGCCCCGGCGGCGTGGCGATGGCGGCGATGGTGTCGGACGCGAGGGGGGAGATGGGCATGCGCGGGAGAATGGGGCGGCGCGCGCGCGGCGACAAGCGGCGACTCGCTCGGCGATTCAGCCGGTGAAGCTAGTCAATCCGGGTAGACGTCATCCTGAGTCGGACACCGCGCTGCGCGCGACCACAGAGGATGAAAGTCGGGCGCCCAGAATAACACAATCTGGACTGACTTTCTATTCAGGCCGGCCACGCATCCACCGGATCTACACAGAACGTTGCAGGCCGAAGGATCTATAAGCGCGGCCGCACGTCAGCCGGAGGGAACGCACGGAGCCATCGGCGCGGTGCCGCCGCTCACGTGCTCAGCGGGCAATAGATCCTTCGGCCTGCCGTCATCGGTGCGACGGCACTTCGGTCGTGGCCGGCCTCAGGATGACGTCTTTTCTCCCCATTCTCATCCAAATCCTCCATTCTCATTCCAACGGCGAAACGCCCGCCACTCGTGGGAGAGGCGGGCGTCTTTCATCTACCGATGCCGTCGTTATCGTCGGCGGACTTCCTTGATCGGGGTGGCGCGCTTCGGGGCCTTGGCGGCGTCGGCGGCCTTCTGGGCGTCCATAGCGGCGCGGCGCTCGCGGGCGAT
The DNA window shown above is from Longimicrobium sp. and carries:
- the mnmE gene encoding tRNA uridine-5-carboxymethylaminomethyl(34) synthesis GTPase MnmE produces the protein MPISPLASDTIAAIATPPGRGAVALLRVSGPGAFGVLRRIAPGLDGIPPRTQRLVALRHPETGEVLDRGLVTLFPAPGSYTGEDTAEISTHGGVLTPQLVLDALLAAGARAAEPGEFTRRAYLNGKLDLLQAEAVADLIDGRSRALHRAAVHQMERGLSRRIEELRGAVISAESLIAYSIDFPEEDEPPVPPERVRAAVADVLRRIEALLATAPEGELLREGALTVLAGRPNSGKSSLFNALLGTERAIVTEIPGTTRDALEASVTLDGYPFRLVDTAGLRDTADRVEGMGIEVARRYLAAADLVIFCIESGREPGDDDRAFLAGRDPARTVVVRTKSDLHPVEAADEAAIAIPSVSIAATEGTGLPALRDRLLQLAFGHILGDPGEAPLVTRERHARALRHARDEIASFIAALDEQVPMELAATHLRAAAGAMEDLIGAVTVDDVLDRVFGDFCVGK